The DNA window CAACCAGGATTCGTGACGAAGCGTCGCGTACTTTTATCCGCCGTTTTTCAGACACCAGCAGCGAGGAACTGGTTACGATTCTTGAGCAGCTTGCCGAGAGTGCGGCGCAGTCACTCGACGAAGAAAACGTTCCCCGCGGGGAGCGAACCAACAGCTACCAGGTGGATGTACGCTACCACGGTCAGGGCTTGTCGTTGACCATCGAAGTCGATCTGGATGAACTGCGGAGCAAAGGTCTGGATGTCATTGCCGATGAATATGACCAGCGCCACGAGCAGTTATTTACCTTTGCCCTGGATGCTGACAAAGAGGTGGTCAATGTGCGCGCTGTGGTGCAGGGCGAGGCTACAATGGTTAAGGCGCCTTTGATCGAGTCGGGGGGTAAAGACGCGTCTGCAGCGATTATGGGGGCTGAAACCATCTTTGTTGATGACTGCGACCAGGAAGCCCGCATTTACGATCGTTCCAAAATCAAGGCCGGCAACAGGATCGCCGGACCTGCGATTGTCGTTGAAATGGATGCCACGACTTTGATATTGCCCGGGTACACGGGCGAGGTTGATAAACTTGGAAATATTCTGATCCGCCCGGATGAGAAATAGGAGAGTATGGGGATGACCGCCAAACTAATCGAAAGCACTCCGCAGCCTTTTAGCAGGATTGATATTGACCCGATCACGCTGGACATTATTGAGAATGCCCTGCGTAACGCGAGATACGAGATGGACGCCGTTTTGTTTCGTACGGCGATGTCACCCGGTATTCGTGAGCAGCATGACGAATTTCCCATGATCGCCAACGTCGACGGGAAAATGGTTGTCGGCCAGTTCGGTTCTTTTATATACGGCTTCCTCGAAGGTTTCGACGGGACGGTGGAAGAGGGAGATATTTTTCTGACCACCGACCCTTATTCGTGCAATGGCGCGGTCAGTCATGCCAACGACTGGTTGGTGTTGCTGCCTATATTCAAGGATGGTCGCCTGTTGGCATGGTCGGCGATGTTTGGTCATATGACGGATGTGGGTGGAAAAGTGCCGGGCAGTTTGCCAACTGACGCGACCAATATTTTTGAAGAGGGAATCATCGTTCCACCGATAAAAATCTATAAGAAAGGTGAGTTGCAGGAGGATATTCTCAATCTGATCCTGCATAACTGCCGGTTACCACATTGGAATCTCAGTGACTTCAATGCGATCGTTGCGGCTTGCCGTACGGCGGAAAAACGCTGCATCGAAATCGCGGACCGTTTTGGCGACGATGTTTTTTATTCGGCGATGGATGAACTGCTTGCGCGAAACCGCCGGGCGATGCGTCAGTTGATCATGAATACGGTGCCCGAGGAGAAGCAGTATTTCGAAGACTATGTCTGCGACGATGGCGTCGGCATGGGGCCGTACAAAATCGCCTGCACGATGTGGCGCGAAGGTGAGAAAGTCCATTTTGATTTCACGGGTACCGACCCACAGTCTATAGGTTCGATCAATTTCCTGTTAAACGAGGAAATGTTCAAAATGTTCTGCGGCGTGTACATGATCATGGTGTTTGATCCGCAGATCATGTTTAACGACGGTTTCTATGACCTGATGGAAGTCCATATTCCAGACGGCACATTGTTGAAGCCTCGCAAACCGGCGGCTCTTTCTTGCCGTACCCACGCGCTCGGACGGATTTTCGATGTTTTGGGCGGGTTGCTGGGCCAGGGCAATCCGGATTTTCTGTGCGCCGCAGGATTCTCTGACAGCCCCCATTTTATGTACTCGGGGTATGACAAGAATGGTGAGTGGTATCAGCTTTACCAGATCGGCTTTGGCGGTATCCCGGGCAAACCGTTCGGTGACGGGCCGGATGGACACTCGTTGTGGCCGAGTTTTACCAATGTTCCAAACGAATTTCTCGAGGCATATTTTCCTTTGCGCATCGAGATATATGAAACAGTGACCGATTCCGGTGGTGCTGGCACTCACAGAGGCGGCAACGCTATCCGGGTCGGCTACAGGTTCCTGGAGCCCGGTCAGATTTCAATCCATGACGACCGTTGGTTGACTTACCCGTGGGGAGTGAATGGCGGATTGCCGGGCAAGCGAAGTCAGAAAATTCTTCAACGTAAGGATGGGACCGAACAAATACTTCCATCGAAGTGTGATCGGATCAAAGTTGAGGTTGATGATTTGCTGCTATATGAAACCTGGGGCGGAGGAGGCTGGGGCGACCCATTCAAACGCCCGGTCGAAAAGGTCGAGTTTGATGTTCGTGCCGGCCTGGTCAGTGTTGCGGGGGCTAAAAGATATGGTGTTGTCATCAGTGATCGATATGAGGTGGATCAGAAGGCCACCTCCGTATTGCGCAAGAAAATGACGGCGGACCGTGGTGACACGAGCTTGTTCGATCGCGGTGGAACGATCGAAGAGTTGAAAGAACGATGTCTTGCAGAAACGGGTCTGGAGCCGCCGAAGAAGCCGGAGTTCCAGAAATGGGTAACTATCGGCCAAAGATGAAATCAATGGCATGTTAGTCTGCCTGTGCATTTATCGTTGGCGCTGAACAAGAGACGTCGTGAAAGCTGCAGAAAAAGTCTATAACGATCTGCGCGCCGGAATTATCGAGGCGCTGTATCCCCCGGGTGCGCGTATTACGGAGAAAGAAATTGCCGCGGCATCGGGTGTCAGTCGAACACCTGTCCGCGAGGCCATGAGGAGACTGCAAGCAGAAGGGCTGCTGGAGTTTGTGCCCCACCAGGGAGCCTTTGTCAAAACCTGGAGCGACGCGGACGCCGAGGAAATCTTCGAACTGCGGGTGCTTCTTGAACCCTTCGCAGCGCGCCGTGCGGCCAGCAATGCAACTGAGGATGAGATTGCGCAAATGAAATCTGCGGCTAAGGCGCAGTATGCTGAAGGCCGTGGCAGGGCGCATGGCTATCTGGAAAGAATCACGGATCTGAATGACCAGTTTCATAAATTGCTTTATGTCGCTGCGCGCAGCGAGCGCCTGAAATCAGTTCTTGGTGCGCTAAAAGACGCCCCTCTGGTATTCGAGACCTTCAGAGATTACACAGACGAAGATTTGCAGCGGAGTGCCCGGCATCATCTGGAAATCGTTCGGGCGATTGAGGCGCGCGATGGTGACTGGGCGGCATCCGTCATGCGCGCGCATGTGCAGGCTGCCAGGTTCACGCTGCAGTCGACGAAACAATCGCACTCGCAGCCGTCGTTGAAGCAGGCCTGAAAAGAAAACGCCGGCACATGCCGGCGTTTTTTCGTCAACAGTGACCGGGCGCTAGAAAGCATAAGTAAACTCTACGCCCCAGCGAGCCTCGGTTCCCGGATGAATAAATGATCCACCAAACTCTGGTGCCACGATCACTTCTTCCAGAAAGTTTTCATCGGTGATGTTGTTGCCGATCGCGGCCACCGTCCAGTTACCCGATCTAATACCCAACCTGACATCCAGCGTCTCGTAGCTGTCACGCCGGGTCCGGTCGTAGTTGCCAGTGCCTAAACCAGGGAAGAGGAAGGGATAATCGAACACGGTCGATGTCGTGTTGTTCTGCATCGTGTGAAACCAGGTGTCGCCAATCATCGTGTAGTAAAGATTGGCAAAGAAATCCATGTCTCCGCCGATTGGAAAATCGATCAGCGCAGCCAGGTTATGGTTGTATTCCGGCGTAGCCGGTGATTCGTTGCCCACAGTAATAGGCCGTGAACTGTTCGCTTCGATTTCACTGTCAAT is part of the Pseudomonadota bacterium genome and encodes:
- a CDS encoding hydantoinase B/oxoprolinase family protein encodes the protein MTAKLIESTPQPFSRIDIDPITLDIIENALRNARYEMDAVLFRTAMSPGIREQHDEFPMIANVDGKMVVGQFGSFIYGFLEGFDGTVEEGDIFLTTDPYSCNGAVSHANDWLVLLPIFKDGRLLAWSAMFGHMTDVGGKVPGSLPTDATNIFEEGIIVPPIKIYKKGELQEDILNLILHNCRLPHWNLSDFNAIVAACRTAEKRCIEIADRFGDDVFYSAMDELLARNRRAMRQLIMNTVPEEKQYFEDYVCDDGVGMGPYKIACTMWREGEKVHFDFTGTDPQSIGSINFLLNEEMFKMFCGVYMIMVFDPQIMFNDGFYDLMEVHIPDGTLLKPRKPAALSCRTHALGRIFDVLGGLLGQGNPDFLCAAGFSDSPHFMYSGYDKNGEWYQLYQIGFGGIPGKPFGDGPDGHSLWPSFTNVPNEFLEAYFPLRIEIYETVTDSGGAGTHRGGNAIRVGYRFLEPGQISIHDDRWLTYPWGVNGGLPGKRSQKILQRKDGTEQILPSKCDRIKVEVDDLLLYETWGGGGWGDPFKRPVEKVEFDVRAGLVSVAGAKRYGVVISDRYEVDQKATSVLRKKMTADRGDTSLFDRGGTIEELKERCLAETGLEPPKKPEFQKWVTIGQR
- a CDS encoding GntR family transcriptional regulator yields the protein MKAAEKVYNDLRAGIIEALYPPGARITEKEIAAASGVSRTPVREAMRRLQAEGLLEFVPHQGAFVKTWSDADAEEIFELRVLLEPFAARRAASNATEDEIAQMKSAAKAQYAEGRGRAHGYLERITDLNDQFHKLLYVAARSERLKSVLGALKDAPLVFETFRDYTDEDLQRSARHHLEIVRAIEARDGDWAASVMRAHVQAARFTLQSTKQSHSQPSLKQA